CTAAAAAATGATCTGATAGCTGGTTTGTTGGTTGTAATACCATTAGCAACAACTATCTGGCTTTCATCATTAGTAAGTAAATTTGTTTTAACGTTAGTTACATCTGTTCCTAAACAATTAAATCCATTTATTACTTTAAATCCTTTATTACAAGATTTAATTAATCTTAGTTTGGGGTTAACTGTCCCCTTGTTAGCTATTTTGCTTATAGGCTTAATGGCTAGAAACTTTGTAGGAAGATGGTTATTAGAATTTGGAGAAGGTACCTTGTCAAAAATTCCAGTAGCAGGGGCAGTGTATAAAACTCTGAAACAATTGCTCGAAACTTTTTTAAGTAATAAATCTAATCGATTTAGAAGAGTTGTATTAGTTCAATATCCACGTGAGGGACTATATAGCGTAGGCTTCGTAACTGGTGATGTTGGACCCTCCCTGCAGCCAGATTTAGAAGAAAAGTTGTTAAGTGTTTTTATACCTACAGCACCAAATCCAACTACTGGTTGGTATACTTTGGTTCCCGAGTCCTCTGTTAAGGATTTGAATATTTCTGTTGAAGATGCTTTTAGAACAATAATTTCGGCTGGGATAGTTAATCCAGATGAAAAAAATAATACTACAAATCCAACATTTTCAAAATTATTTTCTCAATTACGTGCCTCTACTAATACTTCTTCTTAATTCATGCATAAAAATAGATCCCTATCTAGAGAATTATCTTTAATTTCTCTAGGCTTGATAAAAGATAAAGGTGATTTCAAATTAAATAAATTTCAGATAGAAGAGATTTTTGAATCTGCTTTGGATACTCTCATAAATCATTGCAGAGATGAATTAGATAATTGCGAATTAGAGTTAGAAAATGCATCACAAAAAATATTAGACAGTGAATTGCAGGAAGGGGTTCATTCTTCTTTCTCAAATGTTAGAGAAGATTTAAAAAAATCTCTAAAAAAAATTGAAACTGTAATGAATACTCTCTCAGTAACTTTGGACTTTCCAAGATTAATAGTTTCTAGTGGACAAATTGATATTAGAGAGGATGTGAATCAGAGGATTAGTAATATTATTAATAACATTACAATTATTGATTCTGATATTGATCAAGCCATGGATGGTTGGAGATTAAAAAGACTACCAAGAATTGATCGAGATATTTTGCGTTTAGCTTATGTGGATATTAATTTTTTGAACACACCTTTTGCTGTTTCTTGTGATGAGGCAGTAAATCTAGCCAATAAATATAGTGATATTCAAGGAAGAAAATTTATTAATGGTGTTTTAAGGAGATTACAAACAGTAAAATTGCAATAGTTATTTGATATTTATGAATAATATTTTAAAATTATTAAAAACGAATCATAAATATCAATGACAAATACCGATTCTGATAATTCTCTAGAGTGGGCTGCCCAAGCTTATGCACTCTTAAAAAAACGACAAGAAGAACAGAATCAACAAGAACAGAATCAACAAGAACAGAATCAACAAGAACAGAATCAACAAGAACAGAATCAACAAGAACAAAAAGAAGCTTTGATTGATAGTGCTAGTGAAGAAAATCTCTCTCAAAAGACTAAAACTGTTCCTGAAGCTGAATTAGGAGAATTTGATGATAATTTTACTTGGTCGGCAATGGTATTAGCCGCTCAAGGAAAAAAAATAAATCAAATATCGATAGATGAAATTGACTGGTTAACTAAATTAAGAA
The window above is part of the Prochlorococcus marinus CUG1415 genome. Proteins encoded here:
- a CDS encoding DUF502 domain-containing protein — encoded protein: MVESNQNQDSNLGSRLQQDLKNDLIAGLLVVIPLATTIWLSSLVSKFVLTLVTSVPKQLNPFITLNPLLQDLINLSLGLTVPLLAILLIGLMARNFVGRWLLEFGEGTLSKIPVAGAVYKTLKQLLETFLSNKSNRFRRVVLVQYPREGLYSVGFVTGDVGPSLQPDLEEKLLSVFIPTAPNPTTGWYTLVPESSVKDLNISVEDAFRTIISAGIVNPDEKNNTTNPTFSKLFSQLRASTNTSS
- the nusB gene encoding transcription antitermination factor NusB; protein product: MHKNRSLSRELSLISLGLIKDKGDFKLNKFQIEEIFESALDTLINHCRDELDNCELELENASQKILDSELQEGVHSSFSNVREDLKKSLKKIETVMNTLSVTLDFPRLIVSSGQIDIREDVNQRISNIINNITIIDSDIDQAMDGWRLKRLPRIDRDILRLAYVDINFLNTPFAVSCDEAVNLANKYSDIQGRKFINGVLRRLQTVKLQ